The following are from one region of the Haloactinomyces albus genome:
- the nudC gene encoding NAD(+) diphosphatase has protein sequence MTSQAQAGSADGAAAAFTQFQLDTDPLLSRATVDRTEIVRDASEGDTTWWSHGRVLLVDARGRAEVTGDDRLVYHSATEFGDRPVPGAILLGVQDRVVYWALRTERDGRQEGWRDLRTAGGLLGDTEAGLLTTAVGLLAWHDRARYCAVCGASTTRIRAGWARRCTGCDHEEYPRTDPSMICLVHDGTDHVLLARQTGWPAERYSVLAGFVEVGESLEACVRREVFEEVGVGASDVRYLGSQPWPFPRSLMVGFAAIADPSEPLRPAAGEIDDARWVRRDHVRAALDADGPVQGLRLPPGISIAYRMLRGWATWPTE, from the coding sequence ATGACTTCGCAGGCACAGGCAGGTTCCGCGGACGGTGCGGCAGCGGCGTTCACGCAATTCCAGTTGGACACCGACCCGCTGCTGTCCCGGGCCACGGTCGACCGGACCGAGATAGTGCGCGACGCCTCGGAGGGGGACACCACGTGGTGGTCCCACGGCCGGGTCCTGCTGGTGGATGCCCGGGGACGTGCCGAGGTGACCGGTGATGACCGGCTCGTGTACCACTCGGCGACCGAGTTCGGCGATCGCCCCGTGCCGGGAGCGATCCTGCTCGGTGTCCAGGATCGGGTGGTGTACTGGGCGCTGCGTACCGAACGCGATGGGCGGCAGGAAGGCTGGCGGGATCTGCGCACGGCGGGTGGTTTGCTCGGTGACACCGAAGCGGGGCTGCTCACCACCGCGGTCGGCCTGCTGGCTTGGCACGATCGTGCGCGCTACTGCGCAGTGTGTGGAGCATCGACCACCCGGATACGGGCCGGGTGGGCACGGCGATGCACCGGTTGCGATCACGAGGAGTATCCGCGCACCGATCCGTCGATGATCTGCCTGGTCCACGACGGCACCGACCATGTGTTGCTGGCGCGCCAGACCGGCTGGCCCGCCGAGCGGTACTCGGTGCTGGCCGGATTCGTCGAGGTCGGAGAATCCCTGGAGGCCTGCGTCCGCCGTGAGGTGTTCGAAGAGGTCGGTGTCGGCGCGAGCGATGTCCGTTATCTGGGTAGCCAGCCGTGGCCGTTCCCGCGATCGCTGATGGTCGGTTTCGCGGCCATCGCCGACCCTTCGGAGCCCCTGCGCCCGGCTGCCGGAGAGATCGACGATGCCCGGTGGGTCCGTCGTGATCATGTTCGCGCGGCTCTGGACGCCGACGGTCCGGTGCAGGGCTTGCGGTTACCGCCGGGGATCTCCATCGCATATCGGATGCTGCGCGGCTGGGCCACCTGGCCAACCGAGTGA
- a CDS encoding DsrE family protein encodes MAGKFCVSLTHARDDTDKATVAFVIANAAVGSDQETVVFLSTEGVNLAVEGAADDIHEEGFAPLKELMDNFVGAGGTILVCSPCFNKRALDENALVKGAKIVGGAKLVEFLADGTPSVSY; translated from the coding sequence ATGGCCGGGAAGTTCTGCGTGTCGCTGACCCACGCCCGCGACGACACGGACAAGGCCACGGTGGCCTTCGTCATCGCCAACGCCGCTGTCGGCTCCGACCAGGAGACGGTGGTGTTCCTGTCGACGGAGGGCGTGAACCTGGCGGTCGAGGGAGCCGCCGACGACATTCACGAGGAGGGCTTCGCACCGCTCAAGGAACTGATGGACAACTTCGTCGGTGCCGGCGGCACCATCCTGGTCTGCTCACCCTGCTTCAACAAGCGCGCCCTCGACGAGAACGCGCTCGTCAAGGGCGCGAAGATCGTCGGCGGGGCCAAGCTGGTGGAGTTCCTCGCCGACGGCACTCCCAGCGTCTCCTACTGA
- a CDS encoding WhiB family transcriptional regulator has protein sequence MSAPSVPVSTEDGTEECGAAVAALLDSTPSEEPVLPCRRDPDLWFAESPGELEKAKNLCTDCPVKQECLAGALSRGEPWGVWGGEILDRGAVVARKRPRGRPRKSTSARATDARTARGEQEQAA, from the coding sequence ATGTCGGCCCCGAGCGTCCCGGTATCCACAGAAGACGGAACCGAGGAGTGTGGTGCGGCGGTCGCCGCGCTGCTCGATTCCACACCGTCGGAGGAACCCGTCCTGCCCTGTCGCCGTGACCCGGATCTCTGGTTCGCCGAGAGTCCCGGAGAACTCGAAAAGGCGAAGAATCTGTGTACCGATTGCCCCGTCAAGCAGGAATGCCTGGCCGGAGCGCTCTCCCGGGGCGAGCCCTGGGGAGTGTGGGGTGGCGAGATCCTCGATCGGGGAGCCGTGGTCGCACGCAAACGCCCGCGGGGGCGTCCGCGCAAGTCCACTTCCGCGAGGGCAACCGATGCGCGTACCGCGCGAGGCGAACAGGAGCAGGCGGCATGA
- a CDS encoding alpha/beta fold hydrolase — MQLPHDLIGSGPHKVMVLHGWLGDRTSFGPILPYLDTDTFSYAFVDYRGYGEARDTTGNYTVAEAAQDVLDTADALGWDRFSLIGHSMGGMVAQHVLIAAEQRLEALIGISPVPASGVPFDEQSRQLFTGAAEAPEQRRAILDLTTGNRLPAAWLDAMVHRSTGRTDKTAFRSYLDSWSQTDIHEWVKGRTTPVLVLAGAHDPALSPEVMKDTWLEWYPRAELEIFTDAGHYAPDEVPLALVSHCEGFLRR, encoded by the coding sequence ATGCAACTGCCCCACGACCTGATCGGTTCCGGCCCGCACAAGGTGATGGTCCTGCACGGTTGGCTCGGTGACCGCACGAGTTTCGGCCCGATCCTGCCGTACCTGGACACCGACACGTTCAGCTACGCGTTCGTCGATTACCGGGGATACGGAGAGGCCCGGGACACCACCGGGAACTACACGGTCGCCGAAGCGGCGCAGGATGTCCTGGACACCGCGGACGCACTCGGCTGGGACCGGTTCTCGCTCATCGGTCATTCGATGGGCGGCATGGTGGCCCAGCACGTCCTGATCGCTGCCGAGCAGCGCCTCGAGGCACTCATCGGTATCTCGCCGGTGCCCGCCTCCGGGGTGCCGTTCGACGAGCAGAGCCGGCAGTTGTTCACCGGGGCGGCCGAGGCGCCGGAGCAGCGTCGAGCCATCCTCGACCTCACCACCGGAAATCGCCTGCCCGCGGCCTGGCTGGACGCGATGGTGCACCGCTCGACCGGACGCACCGACAAGACCGCCTTCCGCAGCTACCTCGACTCCTGGTCACAGACGGACATTCACGAGTGGGTCAAGGGCCGGACCACACCGGTGCTCGTTCTGGCAGGCGCCCACGATCCCGCGCTGTCGCCCGAGGTCATGAAGGACACCTGGCTCGAGTGGTATCCCCGGGCCGAGCTGGAGATCTTCACCGACGCCGGGCACTACGCCCCCGACGAGGTCCCGCTGGCGCTGGTCTCCCACTGCGAAGGGTTCCTCCGGCGATGA
- a CDS encoding M16 family metallopeptidase: MTRATHRSAEEIGRTEFGPRPLPSLAEPRSGHEPATMDTVLDNGLRVIVARHGAVPMVELRMRIPFAGQDRMHPARAEVLAETLLTGTQRRSRVQMDTDLAAVGGDLHATVDPERLSIGGDALADGMSTLLDVLGDALTGAVYADDELAGERDRLVERIAVARSQPRMIAREELQKHRYGDHPFAREVPEAGDVGRVTAEEVRALHRQAVVPRGATLVLVGDIDPERAVDEIARSLSGWRSEASAYEMPALPTVQGGDVRLVHRDGAVQSQLRLSAQGLTRTDPRYPALQIANLAFGGYFSSRLVENIREDKGYTYGAHSAFEFTPGNGSILVDADTASEVTAAALLETRYELGRLGLVPPTESEVESARQYAIGGLLTSTSSQSGLASMLATLATSGLGQEWLTAHPDRLRAVTAEEVAEAAWFWAPTAFTGVIVGDAEKLSGPLRALGGVTVA; the protein is encoded by the coding sequence ATGACCCGGGCAACACATCGAAGTGCCGAGGAGATCGGCCGCACCGAGTTCGGCCCGCGGCCGTTGCCGTCACTGGCCGAGCCGCGCAGCGGACACGAACCGGCCACTATGGACACGGTGTTGGACAACGGGCTGCGGGTGATCGTGGCGCGGCATGGTGCGGTACCGATGGTGGAGCTGCGCATGCGGATTCCGTTCGCCGGCCAGGACCGGATGCACCCGGCGCGCGCCGAGGTGCTTGCGGAAACCCTGCTCACCGGCACGCAGCGGCGCAGCCGTGTGCAGATGGACACCGACCTGGCGGCCGTCGGTGGCGATCTGCACGCCACGGTGGATCCCGAACGGCTCAGCATCGGCGGGGACGCGCTGGCCGACGGGATGAGCACCTTGCTGGACGTGCTGGGTGATGCGCTGACCGGTGCGGTTTATGCCGACGACGAACTCGCGGGCGAACGTGACCGGCTGGTCGAGCGCATCGCGGTCGCGCGTTCGCAACCGCGCATGATCGCGCGGGAGGAATTGCAGAAGCACCGTTACGGTGATCACCCCTTCGCCCGCGAGGTCCCCGAGGCAGGCGACGTCGGCCGGGTCACCGCCGAAGAGGTGCGTGCACTGCACCGGCAGGCCGTGGTTCCGCGGGGTGCGACTCTGGTCCTGGTCGGTGACATCGACCCCGAACGGGCCGTCGACGAGATCGCACGCAGCCTGTCGGGCTGGCGTTCGGAAGCCTCGGCGTACGAAATGCCCGCCCTGCCCACGGTGCAGGGTGGTGATGTTCGCCTGGTGCATCGGGACGGGGCCGTGCAGTCGCAGTTGCGGCTGTCCGCTCAGGGACTGACCCGGACCGACCCGCGCTACCCTGCGCTGCAGATCGCCAACCTCGCCTTCGGCGGCTACTTCTCCTCTCGACTGGTGGAAAACATCCGCGAGGACAAGGGCTACACGTACGGCGCGCACTCGGCGTTCGAGTTCACTCCCGGTAACGGCAGCATTCTGGTCGACGCGGACACCGCCAGTGAGGTCACGGCAGCGGCACTGCTGGAAACCCGCTACGAACTCGGCAGGCTCGGTCTGGTCCCGCCGACCGAGTCCGAAGTGGAATCCGCACGGCAGTACGCGATCGGCGGTCTGCTCACGTCGACCTCCTCGCAGTCCGGGCTGGCCTCCATGCTCGCCACACTCGCCACCTCCGGCCTGGGGCAGGAGTGGCTGACCGCGCACCCCGACCGGCTCCGGGCCGTCACCGCCGAGGAAGTCGCCGAGGCGGCGTGGTTCTGGGCACCGACCGCGTTCACCGGCGTGATCGTGGGAGACGCGGAGAAACTGAGTGGCCCGTTGCGGGCGCTCGGTGGCGTGACAGTGGCGTGA
- a CDS encoding DUF2207 family protein: protein MLRKRDLVTVTAALLVMFVGALPTVASAQEEPAAQREKVVLDVDLKLERDGRLSVTEEVTVPEGTTVHRSVPLRRPVDDGVERVFTVGNAHVDGHGSARADGATFTTTLRPGMSTVTYSVGGAVAEDAGRQEVRWSVASGWDVSVAKVEVSFIAPRPAQSIECRVGPVGNGDACDQFQIAHTRAVRATHFDLGAGQRMTVSVALPPETVVSNARFEQTFSMARAFALTPASGAGLAGLGLLLIGGFGLLWYTRGRDARVLSGDVGPVEVLLADADGGVTFASPDGVLPGQVGTVIDEHVDVVDVTATVVDLAVRNYLWIEELPGEMQAKDWRIVRLNPPDDSLRPYERVVYELLLGTEHGPQALRQVLLSDLRSGEVPDLGRVRDELYTDVVDKNWFSRRPDAERNLFWWAGVGLAVAGVALTVVLALTTALALLGIGVVLGGIALTAGARLMPARAKRGSALVAQMRGLGDYLRNVSVDSVPESDREMVFSRSLPYAVVLGETERWLSEFAELDPGADGTPGLYWYGELVEQAGHIVPDLRRFRTHFPMLVSAMDEVLARASRLRTVQ from the coding sequence GTGTTGAGAAAACGGGACCTGGTTACTGTCACCGCGGCTTTGCTCGTGATGTTTGTGGGAGCTCTGCCCACAGTGGCCTCGGCGCAGGAGGAACCGGCCGCACAGCGGGAGAAAGTGGTTCTCGACGTCGACCTGAAACTGGAGCGCGATGGCAGGCTCTCGGTGACCGAGGAGGTGACGGTCCCCGAAGGCACGACCGTGCATCGCTCCGTGCCGCTGCGCAGGCCCGTCGACGACGGCGTCGAACGGGTCTTCACGGTCGGAAACGCGCATGTGGACGGGCATGGGAGTGCTCGCGCCGACGGTGCGACGTTCACCACCACACTGCGTCCGGGAATGTCCACAGTGACGTACTCCGTGGGTGGTGCCGTCGCCGAGGACGCGGGCAGGCAGGAAGTCCGCTGGTCGGTTGCGAGCGGTTGGGATGTTTCGGTGGCTAAGGTCGAGGTTTCCTTCATCGCACCGCGGCCGGCGCAGTCGATCGAGTGCCGGGTCGGGCCGGTCGGAAACGGCGATGCGTGCGACCAGTTCCAGATCGCGCATACCCGCGCCGTGCGGGCCACGCATTTCGACCTCGGAGCCGGACAGCGCATGACCGTGTCCGTCGCGTTGCCGCCGGAAACCGTGGTCTCGAATGCTCGGTTCGAGCAGACCTTCAGCATGGCGCGGGCGTTCGCGCTGACCCCGGCCAGTGGAGCGGGACTGGCCGGTCTCGGGCTGTTGCTGATCGGCGGCTTCGGGCTGCTCTGGTACACGCGGGGACGCGATGCGCGTGTGCTGTCCGGTGACGTCGGACCGGTCGAGGTGCTGTTGGCCGATGCCGATGGCGGCGTCACGTTCGCCTCTCCGGACGGTGTGCTGCCCGGACAGGTGGGCACCGTCATCGACGAGCACGTCGACGTGGTGGACGTGACCGCCACGGTCGTCGACCTCGCCGTGCGCAACTACCTGTGGATCGAGGAACTGCCCGGCGAGATGCAGGCCAAGGACTGGCGCATTGTCCGGCTCAACCCGCCCGACGACTCCCTGCGACCGTACGAGCGAGTCGTGTACGAGCTGCTGCTCGGCACCGAGCACGGTCCGCAGGCGCTCCGGCAGGTGCTGCTGTCCGACCTGAGGTCCGGCGAGGTACCGGACCTCGGCAGGGTGCGTGATGAGTTGTACACCGATGTGGTCGACAAGAACTGGTTCTCGCGGCGGCCGGACGCGGAACGCAACCTGTTCTGGTGGGCCGGAGTCGGCCTCGCGGTGGCCGGTGTGGCACTCACGGTCGTGCTGGCGCTGACGACCGCCCTGGCACTGCTGGGTATCGGTGTCGTGCTCGGCGGGATCGCCCTGACCGCCGGTGCTCGTCTGATGCCCGCCCGCGCCAAGCGGGGGAGCGCGCTGGTGGCGCAGATGCGCGGGCTCGGCGATTACCTGCGGAACGTATCGGTGGATTCGGTCCCGGAGTCGGATCGGGAGATGGTGTTCTCGCGCTCGCTGCCCTACGCGGTGGTGCTGGGCGAGACCGAGCGCTGGCTGTCCGAGTTCGCCGAGCTCGATCCGGGTGCGGACGGTACTCCGGGGCTGTACTGGTACGGCGAGCTCGTCGAGCAGGCCGGGCACATCGTGCCGGACCTGCGTCGTTTCCGCACGCACTTCCCGATGCTGGTGTCCGCGATGGATGAAGTGCTCGCCCGGGCGAGCCGCCTGCGTACGGTGCAGTAA
- a CDS encoding M16 family metallopeptidase yields MVEPQLHRVTLANGLRVVLAPDSERGSSAQGGPPVVGVSVHYDVGFRSEPEGRTGFAHLFEHLMFQGSESLEKLEHFRHVQGSGGIFNGSTHQDYTDYFQVLPSNALERALFLEADRMRAPKITEENLRNQVDVVKEEIRLNVLNRPYGGFPWILLPPVLYSTFANAHNGYGDFTDLEQATVDDCAAFFDTFYAPGNAVLTIAGDIDVDHAIELVQKHFGDVPARPVTARPSFAEPFPSRELRDQHTDPHAPLPAIALGYRLPDPVSELDTYLANVVLAAVLSDGDASRLQQRMVYQDSLVVDVHAGAGLMGAPLDARDPDTFTVTAIHTPEVGSDRVVGAIDEELERIAADGPSADELARVTARWSAGLYREHDRLTSRTLDLGSAELIHGRAELISELPGRVQEITAQDVAAAAKALRPDARAVLEIEPASEENSDGGAV; encoded by the coding sequence ATGGTCGAACCACAACTGCATCGCGTCACCCTGGCCAATGGGCTGCGCGTGGTGCTCGCCCCGGACTCCGAACGGGGATCGTCCGCGCAGGGCGGACCTCCGGTGGTCGGGGTCAGCGTGCACTACGACGTCGGTTTCCGCTCCGAGCCCGAAGGGCGCACCGGCTTCGCGCACCTGTTCGAGCATTTGATGTTCCAGGGCAGCGAGAGTCTGGAGAAGCTCGAGCACTTCCGGCACGTGCAGGGCTCCGGCGGTATCTTCAACGGTTCGACGCACCAGGACTACACCGACTACTTCCAGGTGCTGCCGTCGAATGCGCTGGAACGCGCCCTGTTCCTCGAAGCGGACCGGATGCGCGCACCGAAGATCACCGAAGAGAACCTGCGCAATCAGGTGGACGTGGTCAAGGAGGAGATCCGGCTCAACGTCCTCAACCGCCCCTACGGCGGGTTTCCGTGGATCCTGTTGCCTCCGGTGCTGTACTCGACCTTCGCCAACGCCCACAACGGCTACGGCGACTTCACCGATCTCGAACAGGCCACCGTCGATGACTGCGCCGCGTTCTTCGACACCTTCTACGCACCCGGCAATGCCGTACTGACCATCGCCGGGGACATCGACGTCGATCACGCCATCGAGCTCGTGCAGAAGCACTTCGGCGACGTGCCCGCACGCCCGGTCACGGCGCGGCCGTCGTTCGCCGAGCCGTTCCCCTCCCGGGAGCTGCGGGATCAGCACACCGATCCGCATGCGCCGTTGCCCGCCATCGCACTGGGGTACCGCCTGCCGGATCCGGTGAGCGAGCTCGACACCTACCTGGCCAATGTGGTGCTCGCGGCCGTGCTGTCCGATGGTGACGCCTCGCGCCTGCAGCAGCGGATGGTGTACCAGGACTCCCTGGTCGTCGATGTCCACGCCGGGGCGGGTCTGATGGGCGCACCCCTGGATGCGCGTGATCCCGACACCTTCACGGTCACCGCCATTCACACGCCCGAGGTCGGTTCCGACCGCGTGGTGGGTGCCATCGACGAGGAACTCGAGCGCATCGCCGCCGACGGCCCGAGCGCCGACGAGCTCGCGCGGGTGACCGCGCGCTGGTCCGCGGGCCTGTACCGGGAGCACGACCGGTTGACCTCGCGCACTCTCGACCTGGGCAGTGCCGAGCTCATCCACGGGCGTGCCGAGTTGATCTCCGAGCTGCCGGGTCGGGTGCAGGAGATCACCGCGCAGGACGTGGCCGCGGCCGCGAAGGCGCTGCGCCCCGACGCGCGGGCGGTGCTGGAGATCGAACCCGCAAGCGAGGAGAACTCCGACGGAGGTGCGGTATGA
- a CDS encoding ATP-dependent DNA helicase UvrD2, which produces MAEQPRLLKGLDPEQRTAVTAPRGPVCVLAGAGTGKTRTITHRIAHLVERGLVVPQQVLAVTFTARAAGEMRTRLRALGAPGVQAQTFHAAAFRQLRYFWPRVLEGQMWPLTDNKFRIVMQAANRLGLSTEKESVRDLAAEIEWSKASLIGPDQYPAAAARAGRSAPVAPEQIGRAFTTYEKLKNHAQVLDFDDLLLHTAAVLEEHAEVAEEFRARYRSFVVDEYQDVNPLQQRVLDAWLGGRDDLTVVGDANQTIYSFAGAAPTWLIGFSRRFPEATVVRLERDYRSTPQVVSLANAVIDAARSRPAGTRLRLTGQRADGPDPQFAEHDDESAEAEAVVRRIAALVQQGTALSEIAVLFRVNAQSEVYEKALSDADIPYQVRGGERFFARAEVRQAMTALRNAAARDDSASGDDLPTLVRAVLSEVGLTTEPPAGGSARERWESLNALVELAAELAETVQQPDFARYVTELEMRAEAQHPPTVEGVTLASLHAAKGLEWDAVFLVGLVEGTLPIQHADGDDAAIEEERRLLYVGVTRAREHLHLSWALSRASGGRRHRKRSRFVHGLVPDGHPAALPGTTTPRARESKPKQTVKPRCRICATPLASTMDIKLGRCSSCPSDADEDLLSQLRSWRSERARQLKVPAYVVFTDATLLAIAEQRPADESALVTISGIGATKLERFGSDVLALVQGSQRGP; this is translated from the coding sequence ATGGCCGAACAACCGCGACTGCTGAAAGGGTTGGACCCGGAGCAGCGGACCGCGGTCACCGCCCCACGCGGACCGGTGTGCGTGCTGGCGGGCGCGGGTACCGGCAAGACCCGTACGATCACCCACCGCATCGCCCACCTCGTGGAGCGTGGCTTGGTCGTCCCCCAGCAGGTACTGGCGGTGACGTTCACCGCTCGCGCGGCAGGCGAGATGCGCACGCGCCTGCGCGCGCTGGGAGCTCCCGGTGTGCAGGCGCAGACCTTTCACGCGGCGGCATTCCGGCAGTTGCGCTACTTCTGGCCGCGAGTCCTCGAGGGGCAGATGTGGCCGTTGACGGACAACAAGTTCCGGATCGTCATGCAGGCCGCGAACCGGTTGGGCCTGTCCACCGAGAAGGAGTCCGTGCGCGACCTCGCCGCCGAGATCGAGTGGTCGAAGGCATCCCTGATCGGCCCCGATCAGTACCCGGCGGCCGCGGCACGGGCGGGACGCTCGGCGCCGGTGGCCCCGGAGCAGATCGGCAGGGCGTTCACGACTTACGAGAAGCTCAAGAACCATGCTCAGGTTCTCGACTTCGACGACCTGTTGCTGCACACGGCGGCGGTTCTGGAGGAGCACGCCGAGGTCGCCGAGGAGTTCCGCGCCCGCTATCGCTCCTTCGTCGTCGACGAGTACCAGGACGTCAACCCGCTGCAGCAGCGTGTGCTCGATGCCTGGTTGGGCGGTCGGGACGATCTGACCGTCGTCGGTGACGCGAACCAGACGATCTACTCCTTCGCAGGGGCGGCACCCACGTGGTTGATCGGATTCTCACGCCGTTTTCCGGAGGCCACCGTGGTGCGGCTGGAACGCGATTACCGTTCCACACCGCAGGTCGTCTCCCTGGCCAACGCGGTGATCGATGCCGCACGCTCCCGACCGGCCGGAACCCGGCTGCGGCTGACAGGTCAGCGCGCCGACGGGCCGGATCCGCAGTTCGCCGAGCACGATGACGAATCGGCCGAGGCCGAGGCGGTGGTCCGCAGGATCGCCGCTCTGGTTCAGCAGGGCACCGCCCTGTCGGAGATCGCCGTGCTGTTCCGCGTCAATGCCCAGTCCGAGGTTTACGAAAAGGCCCTCTCGGACGCCGACATCCCGTACCAGGTGCGGGGCGGTGAGCGCTTTTTCGCGCGTGCCGAGGTGCGGCAGGCGATGACCGCGCTGCGGAACGCGGCGGCGCGGGACGATTCCGCATCCGGTGATGACCTGCCGACACTGGTGCGTGCCGTACTGTCCGAGGTCGGTCTCACCACCGAGCCGCCGGCGGGGGGATCCGCCCGTGAGCGGTGGGAGTCGTTGAACGCACTGGTCGAGCTGGCAGCGGAACTGGCCGAGACGGTGCAGCAGCCGGACTTCGCGCGCTATGTCACGGAATTGGAGATGCGTGCCGAGGCACAGCATCCACCGACGGTGGAAGGCGTGACACTGGCGTCGCTGCACGCGGCCAAGGGCTTGGAATGGGACGCGGTGTTCCTGGTCGGGCTCGTCGAGGGCACGCTGCCGATCCAGCACGCCGACGGAGACGACGCGGCGATCGAGGAGGAGCGACGCCTGCTCTACGTCGGAGTCACCCGCGCGCGTGAGCATCTGCACCTGTCCTGGGCGCTGTCCCGGGCGAGCGGAGGACGGCGCCACCGCAAGCGCAGTCGATTCGTCCACGGTCTGGTTCCCGATGGGCATCCGGCCGCGCTTCCGGGCACGACCACGCCGCGCGCACGGGAGTCGAAGCCCAAGCAGACCGTCAAACCACGGTGCCGTATCTGCGCGACACCGCTGGCGAGCACCATGGACATCAAGCTCGGGCGGTGCTCGAGCTGTCCCTCCGATGCGGACGAGGACCTGCTGTCGCAGTTGCGGTCCTGGCGCAGCGAACGGGCCAGGCAGCTCAAGGTGCCCGCCTATGTGGTGTTCACCGATGCGACCCTGCTGGCGATCGCCGAACAGCGTCCGGCCGACGAGTCCGCGCTGGTCACGATCTCCGGCATCGGTGCCACGAAACTGGAGCGCTTCGGATCCGACGTTCTCGCCCTGGTGCAGGGCAGCCAGCGGGGTCCCTGA
- a CDS encoding sulfurtransferase TusA family protein: MADARHPYPPDVSFDGGDLDCGNGLLLLIRQHIDPLRSGQLLEIRSQHASVEEDLPSWCRLTGNELVSLHHDGGQRSFLVSKGEFVPPAENSRAVPVGDTPVPVAATGDGKAGKGRKRHKPRMAVTQPVVSPTLPERLPEPAAAPAIEPLSVMGVGSWPRPKWLLRALHEHLQGRIDDTEFTEYADDAVRLAVQHQVTAGVDVVTDGEQRRDNYSSFVGGLLENCQLIPITDLLPYVDDPQQFERELHALDVPAGEVRHPAVFGPLGRGRSLATHEAEFVRTLTDTPVKVSLPGPYLLTRTMWMECVSDRAYDGRAELARDIVRILREEAHHLLAAGVSLVQFDEPVLTEVVHGHVGQGGRTFMCGALGERQETGTELAFARDLLQEVVADLPPERLALHVCRGNWTGDETKALAGDYRPLLGLLGDVPVGTAVLELCTSRAGEVETLADLPADRRIGVGLINQKNPRVESVEEVEQRAQRAINVFGTERVLFNTDCGFATFADNPIVTADAAAAKLSVLTRVRDTLRRARGEG, from the coding sequence ATGGCCGACGCGCGACACCCCTACCCGCCCGATGTCAGCTTCGACGGCGGTGACCTCGACTGCGGTAACGGGCTGCTCCTGCTGATCCGGCAGCACATCGACCCGCTGCGTTCCGGTCAACTACTGGAGATCCGCTCGCAGCACGCGTCGGTCGAGGAGGACCTGCCCTCCTGGTGCAGGTTGACCGGCAACGAGCTGGTCAGCCTGCACCACGACGGCGGACAACGCAGCTTCCTGGTGAGCAAGGGGGAATTCGTTCCGCCTGCGGAGAACAGCAGGGCCGTCCCCGTCGGCGATACTCCCGTACCCGTGGCCGCCACCGGCGACGGAAAGGCGGGCAAGGGCCGCAAGCGGCACAAGCCACGAATGGCCGTCACACAGCCGGTCGTGTCCCCCACGCTCCCCGAGCGGCTGCCCGAACCCGCCGCCGCACCGGCGATCGAGCCGCTGTCGGTCATGGGCGTCGGCAGCTGGCCACGGCCGAAATGGTTGCTGCGGGCACTGCACGAACATCTCCAGGGCCGGATCGACGACACCGAGTTCACCGAGTACGCCGACGATGCCGTCCGGCTCGCCGTCCAACACCAGGTGACTGCCGGGGTCGACGTGGTCACCGACGGGGAACAGCGGCGGGACAACTACTCCAGCTTCGTCGGCGGGCTGCTGGAGAACTGCCAACTGATCCCGATCACCGACCTGCTGCCCTATGTCGACGACCCGCAGCAGTTCGAACGCGAGCTGCATGCCCTCGACGTTCCCGCCGGTGAGGTGCGCCATCCGGCCGTGTTCGGCCCACTGGGCCGGGGACGTTCACTGGCCACGCACGAGGCGGAGTTCGTCCGGACGCTGACCGACACACCGGTCAAGGTCAGCCTGCCGGGCCCGTACCTGTTGACCCGCACCATGTGGATGGAGTGCGTCTCCGACCGCGCCTACGACGGCCGCGCGGAACTGGCCCGCGACATCGTGCGCATCCTGCGCGAGGAGGCCCACCACCTGCTCGCGGCAGGTGTCTCACTCGTCCAGTTCGACGAGCCGGTACTCACCGAGGTGGTGCACGGCCACGTCGGGCAGGGCGGGCGCACGTTCATGTGCGGCGCGCTCGGCGAACGGCAGGAAACCGGCACGGAACTGGCCTTCGCCAGGGACTTGCTGCAGGAGGTCGTCGCGGACCTGCCACCGGAGCGGCTGGCCCTGCACGTCTGCCGGGGCAACTGGACCGGGGACGAGACGAAAGCACTCGCAGGCGACTACCGGCCGCTGCTGGGACTGCTCGGTGACGTGCCGGTCGGGACAGCGGTGCTGGAACTGTGCACGTCCCGGGCCGGAGAGGTCGAGACCCTCGCCGACCTGCCCGCCGATCGCCGGATCGGGGTGGGCCTGATCAACCAGAAAAACCCGCGGGTCGAGAGCGTCGAAGAAGTCGAGCAGCGGGCACAGCGGGCGATCAACGTGTTCGGCACCGAACGGGTCCTGTTCAACACCGACTGCGGCTTCGCCACTTTCGCCGACAACCCGATCGTCACCGCCGACGCCGCAGCGGCGAAGTTGTCCGTGCTCACCCGAGTACGCGACACCCTGAGACGTGCCCGGGGAGAGGGTTGA
- a CDS encoding sulfurtransferase TusA family protein, with translation MRWDAGRMGCGELIVGLKQRLATLPPGSSLELLAEDPGVSEDLPAWCRLTGHRLVEAHPPRYVIEPRKEA, from the coding sequence ATGCGGTGGGATGCGGGACGGATGGGGTGCGGGGAGCTCATCGTCGGCTTGAAACAGCGACTGGCCACGCTCCCGCCCGGGTCGTCGTTGGAACTGCTCGCCGAGGACCCGGGAGTCTCCGAGGACCTGCCCGCCTGGTGCCGACTGACCGGACACCGGCTGGTGGAGGCACACCCACCGCGCTACGTCATCGAGCCTCGAAAGGAAGCGTGA